In Myxococcus fulvus, one genomic interval encodes:
- a CDS encoding ABC transporter permease, which translates to MFSLLHLALRNLFAHRERVLLLLGITAAASGVIVAVSSLAAGVATAQREAVTTFLTGDLNVGGFFKVHPDSIAPVVGDAGKVRGVLEPQVPQGCSLRERGRSFALAGAGRRRTGSFLVGMDVASEKDSLSRFRVASGRLEDLARPRTLAVSTTLAERLQVKTGDLATLFAQPVGGGRRNALDVEVVAITEKAGLLGESAGLLVSNETLRELDGFKPGSAGVLQVVCGDTPVDVDALGTSLRDSLRGAGFDVLPAANQSYAEKQMLLLREGWRGQKLDVSTWEDESSFMSFVTLGLTALAVLVSLVVLVLVVIGLFVALSVAVRERTREIGTLRAMGMQRRSVVALFMTEGLLLGFVGSALGVVLSSVLCVALRGAVPLHEEIANLFFSGTLPLTPNLGLCVLAVVLVTVGAGFATLIPAARAASLTPRSAMESL; encoded by the coding sequence ATGTTTTCCCTTCTGCATCTGGCGCTGCGAAACCTCTTCGCCCACCGGGAGCGGGTGCTCCTGCTGTTGGGCATCACCGCCGCGGCCAGCGGCGTCATCGTCGCCGTGTCGTCGCTGGCGGCCGGGGTGGCCACGGCCCAGCGCGAGGCCGTCACCACGTTCCTCACGGGTGACCTCAACGTGGGCGGCTTCTTCAAGGTCCACCCGGACTCGATCGCGCCAGTGGTGGGGGACGCCGGCAAGGTGCGCGGCGTGCTGGAGCCCCAGGTTCCGCAAGGCTGCTCCTTGCGGGAGCGGGGCCGCAGCTTCGCGCTCGCGGGCGCGGGGCGTCGCCGCACGGGCTCCTTCCTGGTGGGCATGGACGTCGCGAGCGAGAAGGACTCGCTGTCACGCTTCCGCGTGGCGTCCGGCCGGCTGGAGGACCTCGCGCGGCCGCGCACCCTGGCCGTGTCCACCACGCTGGCCGAGCGGCTCCAGGTGAAGACAGGGGATCTGGCCACGCTCTTCGCGCAGCCGGTGGGCGGAGGCCGTCGCAACGCGCTGGACGTGGAGGTGGTGGCCATCACCGAGAAGGCGGGCCTCTTGGGCGAGTCCGCCGGCCTGCTCGTCTCCAACGAGACGCTGCGCGAGCTGGACGGCTTCAAGCCGGGCTCGGCGGGTGTGCTCCAGGTGGTGTGCGGTGACACGCCGGTGGACGTGGACGCGCTGGGCACGTCGTTGCGCGACTCCCTGCGCGGCGCGGGCTTCGACGTGCTGCCCGCCGCGAACCAGTCCTACGCGGAGAAGCAGATGCTGCTTTTGCGAGAAGGCTGGCGGGGCCAGAAGCTGGACGTCAGCACGTGGGAGGACGAGTCCTCGTTCATGTCCTTCGTCACGCTGGGCCTCACGGCGCTGGCGGTGCTGGTGAGCCTGGTGGTGCTGGTGCTGGTGGTGATTGGCCTCTTCGTGGCGCTCAGCGTCGCGGTGCGTGAGCGCACGCGGGAGATTGGCACCCTGCGCGCCATGGGCATGCAGCGCCGCAGCGTGGTGGCCCTCTTCATGACGGAGGGGCTGCTGCTGGGCTTCGTGGGCTCGGCCCTGGGCGTGGTGCTGTCCTCGGTGCTGTGCGTGGCCTTGCGCGGCGCGGTGCCCTTGCATGAAGAGATCGCCAACCTGTTCTTCAGTGGCACCTTGCCCCTGACGCCCAACCTGGGGCTGTGCGTCCTCGCCGTGGTGCTCGTCACCGTGGGCGCGGGGTTCGCCACCCTCATTCCCGCGGCACGCGCCGCCTCGCTGACACCTCGGTCCGCCATGGAGTCCCTGTGA
- a CDS encoding methyltransferase, with protein MSATPSPSLAQSVHFWARNAANESALLRASLRLGLFDALPVEGTTTACSLDALATATKSSPRGLRALLELLVCLGYATLDDTRRFALARHAATFLRDDAFLARLRAELPWWGPLSLLDEAVKRGEPVEHEGQRWDVLGHSRALFLEDTRAEATPGGAEDFFDRFARSGARTQVLITAGRLGLLELLASAPRTMPELGAATYLSTTGLSVVVEVLEALGLVTREGEAFGLSTEAKRLFDGKALAYLVRSLSVSAQYTEALGRLDETVREERFILDLKDPEVSRRFYADNSNQITAVFASHFQLSRKAATTLAKAHPLEGAAVLDIGTGSGVWGAAFARATPTTHVTYFDQGVVLEQVKTNLARLQVADRARFWPGDLFTHDFGEAAFDVIILPQVLNVLRPESLPGLFSRVARALKPDGVLLIAEYVLNERRDGPLDHLYFGLRRFMTNEGDLLSASEYGQLLQAVGLSSSVCIPLPTQEMILAARPGVALPSRLAD; from the coding sequence ATGTCGGCCACCCCCAGCCCCTCCCTCGCGCAGTCGGTCCACTTCTGGGCACGCAACGCCGCGAACGAGTCCGCGCTCCTGCGCGCCTCGCTCCGCCTGGGCCTCTTCGACGCACTGCCGGTGGAGGGCACCACCACCGCGTGTTCGCTCGACGCCCTGGCCACCGCGACGAAGTCCTCGCCCCGGGGGCTGCGTGCCCTGCTCGAGCTGCTGGTCTGCCTGGGCTACGCCACCCTGGATGACACGCGCCGCTTCGCCCTGGCGCGTCATGCCGCGACGTTCCTGCGCGATGACGCCTTCCTCGCGAGGCTGCGCGCCGAGCTGCCCTGGTGGGGGCCCCTGTCCCTGCTCGACGAGGCGGTGAAGCGGGGCGAGCCCGTGGAGCACGAGGGCCAGCGCTGGGATGTGCTCGGGCACTCCCGCGCGCTGTTCCTGGAAGACACGCGCGCCGAGGCAACACCTGGAGGGGCGGAGGACTTCTTCGACCGCTTCGCCCGGAGCGGCGCGCGCACGCAGGTGCTCATCACCGCCGGGAGGTTGGGCCTCTTGGAGCTGCTCGCGTCCGCGCCGCGCACGATGCCGGAGCTGGGCGCGGCCACGTACCTGAGCACGACGGGGCTCTCCGTCGTGGTGGAGGTGCTGGAGGCGCTGGGACTGGTGACGCGCGAGGGCGAGGCCTTCGGGCTGAGCACAGAGGCGAAGCGGCTCTTCGACGGCAAGGCGCTGGCGTACCTGGTGCGCTCGCTCAGCGTGTCCGCGCAGTACACCGAGGCGCTGGGCCGACTGGACGAGACGGTGCGCGAGGAGCGCTTCATCCTGGACCTGAAGGACCCGGAGGTGAGCCGGCGCTTCTACGCGGACAACTCCAATCAGATTACCGCGGTGTTCGCGTCGCACTTCCAGCTCAGTCGCAAGGCGGCCACCACGCTCGCGAAGGCGCACCCGCTGGAGGGCGCGGCGGTGCTGGACATCGGCACGGGCTCGGGCGTGTGGGGCGCGGCCTTCGCTCGCGCGACGCCCACCACCCACGTCACCTACTTCGACCAGGGCGTGGTGCTGGAGCAGGTGAAGACGAACCTGGCGCGGCTCCAGGTGGCGGACCGCGCGCGCTTCTGGCCCGGGGACTTGTTCACCCACGACTTCGGTGAGGCGGCCTTCGACGTCATCATCCTTCCCCAGGTATTGAACGTGCTGAGGCCGGAGAGCCTGCCCGGGTTGTTCTCGCGCGTGGCCCGGGCGCTCAAGCCGGACGGCGTGCTGCTCATCGCCGAGTATGTCTTGAACGAGCGGCGCGACGGCCCGCTGGACCACCTGTACTTCGGCCTGCGGCGGTTCATGACCAACGAGGGGGATTTGCTGTCCGCCTCCGAGTACGGACAGCTCTTGCAGGCGGTGGGGCTGTCCTCGTCCGTGTGCATCCCGCTGCCCACGCAGGAGATGATTCTGGCGGCCCGGCCCGGGGTGGCGTTGCCCTCCCGACTGGCGGACTGA
- a CDS encoding LysM peptidoglycan-binding domain-containing protein → MANYRINPRERRTTPKDYVIQRGDTLTKLAARFGTTVDKLARDNNIKNRDLIFTGASLKVGYSGKDTFEPSGSRQGIRGGGRPTGGQDVGGPTGVGPSSASSGMQRLAESARRAAMGMGGYNSQGLCATGVSRAIRDAYGIGVSGNGNQIDNNLPRDKFKQVNMTLEEALKIPGLVLTWESTSTRLGSIYGHTAITMGDGHTTASDFIERNTTNNGRSGFKVFMPIE, encoded by the coding sequence ATGGCCAACTACCGGATCAATCCTCGTGAGCGCCGTACGACCCCCAAGGACTACGTGATTCAGCGTGGCGACACGCTCACGAAGCTGGCGGCTCGGTTCGGCACCACTGTCGACAAGCTGGCGCGCGACAACAACATCAAGAACCGCGACCTCATCTTCACGGGCGCGTCCCTGAAGGTGGGCTACTCCGGCAAGGACACCTTCGAGCCGAGCGGCTCGCGTCAGGGTATCCGCGGCGGTGGTCGTCCGACGGGCGGCCAGGATGTGGGCGGTCCCACGGGTGTGGGTCCCAGCAGCGCGTCGTCGGGGATGCAGCGCCTGGCCGAGTCCGCGCGCCGCGCGGCGATGGGCATGGGCGGCTACAACAGCCAGGGCCTGTGCGCCACGGGCGTCAGCCGCGCCATCCGCGATGCGTACGGCATCGGCGTGTCCGGCAACGGCAATCAGATCGACAACAACCTGCCGCGCGACAAGTTCAAGCAGGTCAACATGACGCTGGAGGAGGCGCTGAAGATCCCGGGCCTCGTCCTCACGTGGGAGAGCACCTCCACGCGCCTGGGCAGCATCTACGGCCACACCGCCATCACCATGGGCGACGGCCACACCACGGCGAGCGACTTCATCGAGCGCAACACGACCAACAACGGTCGCAGCGGCTTCAAGGTCTTCATGCCCATCGAGTAG
- a CDS encoding FtsX-like permease family protein, protein MTLLSFALQSVVARPRSWVVALLALGSALLLALGLAMVAGISEGTQRSVIESGAGHFLVYNSQSAEKAVVVTGPTGAPVLTPLPDYPSLETRLRQTPGVQDVVPLEVGMAATFRGNYLDDKLSTARAVARQPPSPERDARLTRLATDLERTLRDVARDADRQTEAFLTADEARMDRAALEETTKPAFWERFRAEPLVALEYLENHVARQVGEGESIDIEYLGSDLSQFARAFPRFEMVTGTLPPEGHRGLLLGHGLYEQRFKLPVAARLDELKRELDRGALLAEDERLRTLVERASAELPDLLARVDAERSDAARAVLERVLGHAGEPEALWREFLKLDDGNFAARHQVFYAELAPLLPLYRVKPGDTVVLKGLDSLVNGVPLKVWGTYRFRGLGGDTSRVNTLSLMDLVSARYLSGRLSPDMVEEAKRDAQSLGLDFLSEAEVDQLKPATVVEVETVPTRATGIPDFPRARAWPDTFSSTELRGGSVLQAAVVVARDADPVRVAEVVVREGTGASAPLATVDWEAAGGFISGVVGMTRVVLLAFSVMLCLFVVLVSAGTLLLLAQERVGEVGTMRAVGMQRRDVFGSLLMEGLLLGGLGAGVGMALSALLLFGSMGDGILVTDEALQFFMGGPVLMPRLSWGQGLGVWLGVVAVVVVASLVPAWRGSAVPPAVAMRKRED, encoded by the coding sequence TTGACGTTGCTGTCCTTCGCGCTTCAGAGCGTCGTGGCCCGGCCTCGGAGCTGGGTGGTCGCATTGCTGGCGCTCGGCTCCGCGCTGCTGCTCGCGCTGGGGCTCGCGATGGTGGCCGGCATCTCCGAGGGCACCCAGCGCAGCGTCATCGAGAGCGGCGCGGGGCACTTCCTCGTCTACAACTCCCAGTCCGCGGAGAAGGCCGTGGTGGTGACGGGCCCCACGGGCGCGCCGGTGCTGACGCCGCTGCCCGACTACCCGTCACTCGAGACCCGGTTGCGACAGACACCGGGTGTCCAGGACGTGGTGCCGCTCGAGGTGGGCATGGCCGCGACGTTCCGCGGCAACTACCTGGACGACAAGCTCTCCACCGCGCGCGCCGTGGCCCGTCAGCCTCCCTCGCCCGAGCGCGACGCGCGGCTCACGCGGTTGGCCACGGATTTGGAGCGCACGCTGCGCGACGTGGCGCGAGACGCGGACCGTCAGACGGAGGCCTTCCTCACCGCCGACGAGGCGCGCATGGACCGCGCGGCGCTGGAGGAGACGACGAAGCCCGCCTTCTGGGAGCGCTTCCGCGCCGAGCCGCTGGTGGCGCTCGAGTACCTGGAGAACCACGTCGCCCGGCAGGTGGGCGAGGGCGAGTCCATCGACATCGAGTACCTGGGCAGCGACCTGTCCCAGTTCGCCCGCGCCTTCCCTCGCTTCGAGATGGTGACGGGCACGCTGCCGCCCGAGGGACACCGGGGGCTGCTGTTGGGGCACGGCCTCTACGAGCAGCGCTTCAAGCTGCCGGTGGCCGCGCGGCTGGATGAGCTGAAGCGGGAGCTGGACCGGGGCGCGTTGCTCGCGGAGGACGAGCGGCTGCGCACGCTGGTGGAGCGCGCCTCGGCGGAGCTGCCGGACCTGCTGGCCCGCGTGGACGCGGAGCGCTCCGACGCCGCGCGCGCGGTGCTCGAGCGGGTCCTGGGCCACGCGGGTGAGCCGGAGGCCCTGTGGCGCGAGTTCCTGAAGCTGGATGACGGAAACTTCGCGGCCCGTCACCAGGTCTTCTACGCGGAGCTGGCGCCGCTGTTGCCGCTGTACCGCGTGAAGCCCGGGGACACGGTGGTGCTCAAGGGGCTGGACTCGCTCGTCAACGGCGTGCCGCTCAAGGTGTGGGGCACGTATCGCTTCCGGGGACTCGGCGGAGACACCAGCCGCGTCAACACGCTGAGCCTGATGGACCTGGTCAGCGCGCGCTACCTGTCCGGACGCCTGTCGCCGGACATGGTGGAGGAGGCGAAGCGAGACGCCCAGTCGCTGGGGCTCGACTTCCTGTCGGAGGCGGAGGTGGACCAGCTCAAGCCGGCCACGGTGGTGGAGGTGGAGACGGTGCCCACGCGCGCGACGGGCATCCCCGACTTCCCGCGCGCCCGCGCCTGGCCGGACACCTTCTCCTCGACGGAGCTGCGCGGAGGCAGCGTGCTCCAGGCCGCGGTGGTGGTGGCGCGGGACGCGGACCCCGTGCGGGTGGCCGAGGTCGTGGTGCGAGAGGGCACGGGCGCCTCGGCGCCGCTGGCCACGGTGGACTGGGAGGCCGCGGGCGGCTTCATCAGCGGCGTGGTGGGCATGACGCGGGTGGTGCTGCTCGCCTTCTCGGTGATGCTGTGCCTGTTCGTGGTGCTTGTCTCCGCGGGCACGCTGCTGCTGCTAGCGCAGGAGCGCGTGGGTGAGGTGGGGACGATGCGCGCGGTGGGCATGCAGCGGCGGGACGTGTTCGGCTCGCTCTTGATGGAGGGGCTGCTGTTGGGAGGCCTGGGTGCGGGCGTGGGCATGGCGCTCTCGGCGCTGCTGCTGTTCGGGTCGATGGGGGATGGCATCCTGGTCACCGACGAAGCGCTCCAGTTCTTCATGGGCGGCCCCGTGTTGATGCCCCGGCTGTCGTGGGGGCAGGGGCTTGGGGTGTGGCTGGGCGTGGTGGCCGTGGTGGTGGTGGCGTCGCTGGTGCCCGCGTGGCGGGGCAGCGCGGTGCCTCCCGCGGTGGCGATGCGAAAGAGGGAGGACTGA
- a CDS encoding outer membrane lipoprotein-sorting protein yields the protein MQTSIRRLAVMFALSLAPLAPAAQKEEKPAEAKPAESKAAVAAEEVIRRVDARMALKSDFKSTVRLREKRKDGTEALLEMLVFRRDSSKDLLIYITKPRNMAGGGYLRIGRNLWEYDPSVGHWQRTTSRGNIVNTISCEEDFDRSHLLETYEVQDEGEETAAGTKFRKLFLKVRPGMEASFPQLRVWVDPDYNIVKRVGYAPSGRVLRTDVIRGYQKILDPAADNRPVYLMREVLEVEEAEGTQLTVRYDEIELAPLSPNIFTKTWLEGRFR from the coding sequence ATGCAGACGTCCATCCGCCGTCTCGCCGTGATGTTCGCCCTGTCGCTCGCGCCCCTGGCCCCGGCGGCGCAGAAGGAAGAGAAGCCCGCCGAGGCGAAGCCCGCGGAGTCGAAGGCCGCCGTGGCCGCCGAGGAGGTGATTCGGCGGGTGGATGCGCGCATGGCGCTCAAGAGCGACTTCAAGAGCACGGTGCGGCTGCGCGAGAAGCGCAAGGATGGCACCGAGGCGCTGCTGGAGATGCTGGTGTTCCGCCGGGACTCGTCGAAGGACCTGCTCATCTACATCACCAAGCCGCGCAACATGGCGGGTGGCGGCTACCTGCGCATCGGCCGCAACCTGTGGGAGTACGACCCATCCGTGGGCCACTGGCAGCGCACCACCTCGCGCGGCAACATCGTCAACACCATCTCCTGCGAGGAGGACTTCGACCGCTCGCACCTCTTGGAGACCTACGAGGTGCAGGACGAGGGCGAGGAGACGGCGGCGGGCACGAAGTTCCGCAAGCTGTTCCTCAAGGTGCGTCCGGGCATGGAGGCGTCCTTCCCGCAGCTGCGCGTCTGGGTGGACCCCGACTACAACATCGTCAAGCGCGTGGGCTACGCGCCCTCGGGCCGCGTGCTGCGCACCGACGTCATCCGCGGCTACCAGAAGATTCTCGACCCGGCCGCGGACAACCGGCCGGTGTACCTGATGCGCGAGGTGCTCGAGGTGGAGGAGGCCGAGGGCACGCAGCTCACCGTCCGCTACGACGAGATTGAGCTGGCGCCGCTCAGCCCCAACATCTTCACCAAGACGTGGCTGGAGGGCCGCTTCCGCTGA
- a CDS encoding class I SAM-dependent methyltransferase, with amino-acid sequence MSKPPASPAFVQQLNFLGRDASNESAALQAAFSLGLFGQLSAGPGAWPLSLDSLAEHLGANRRGVRAILEPLVGLGFVLFEEGQGYLLAEDTAAFLADAAFRARLRAMLEWWHPVAKLPEAVRTGAAVDGRDLLGWFRALFLEPSPPVPNARAEEFFDRYARNFARTQALVTAAELGLLARLVETATPRDVLAAELKVHPEGLGVLLGVLASLGVAREEAGSWSFTEAAARMLDATSLPYFQRALPATMAYWEAFGHLGEAVREQRFRLDLRDPETARRIYQENASRISGIFGSHLRLSRKAAELVGQMRSLAGARVLDVGTGSGVWGAAFGLASPTTHVTYLDSVHVLDAVRPHLTKLKLEARSRLWEGDCLSVDYGEAEYDVILLPQIIPALPPEALPGFFAKLARALKPGGLLLISGYLLTDRRDGPLDALYFALRRYVSNEGDVLSLPEFQALLTPVGLKSARAFDMPIQQVVVAHRGDVAWPEVAAVPAA; translated from the coding sequence ATGTCGAAGCCTCCCGCGTCGCCCGCCTTCGTCCAGCAGCTCAACTTCCTCGGCCGTGACGCGAGCAACGAGTCGGCGGCGCTCCAGGCCGCGTTCTCGCTCGGGTTGTTCGGGCAGCTCTCCGCGGGCCCGGGCGCATGGCCCCTGTCCTTGGACTCGCTGGCCGAGCACCTGGGTGCGAATCGCCGCGGGGTTCGCGCCATCCTCGAGCCGCTGGTGGGCCTGGGCTTCGTGTTGTTCGAGGAGGGGCAGGGGTATCTGCTCGCGGAGGACACGGCCGCGTTCCTCGCGGATGCGGCGTTCCGCGCGAGGCTGCGGGCGATGCTGGAGTGGTGGCATCCGGTGGCGAAGCTGCCCGAGGCGGTGCGCACCGGCGCCGCGGTGGACGGGCGGGATTTGCTGGGGTGGTTCCGCGCCCTGTTCCTGGAGCCGTCACCTCCAGTGCCCAATGCGCGGGCCGAGGAGTTCTTCGACCGCTACGCGCGCAACTTCGCGCGCACGCAGGCGCTGGTGACGGCGGCGGAGCTGGGGTTGCTCGCGCGGCTGGTGGAGACCGCGACGCCTCGCGATGTGCTCGCGGCCGAGCTGAAGGTGCATCCGGAGGGGCTGGGCGTGCTGCTGGGCGTGCTCGCCTCGCTGGGCGTGGCGCGTGAGGAGGCGGGGAGCTGGTCCTTCACGGAGGCGGCGGCGCGGATGCTCGACGCCACGAGCCTGCCGTACTTCCAGCGCGCGCTGCCGGCGACCATGGCCTATTGGGAGGCCTTCGGACACCTGGGCGAGGCCGTGCGCGAGCAGCGCTTCCGCCTGGACCTGAGGGACCCGGAGACGGCGCGCCGCATCTATCAGGAGAACGCCTCTCGCATCTCCGGCATCTTCGGCTCGCACCTCCGGCTGAGCCGCAAGGCGGCGGAGCTGGTGGGGCAGATGCGCTCGCTCGCGGGAGCGCGGGTGCTGGACGTGGGCACGGGCTCGGGCGTGTGGGGCGCGGCCTTCGGGCTCGCATCTCCCACGACGCACGTGACGTACCTGGACTCGGTGCACGTGCTGGACGCGGTGCGCCCGCACCTGACGAAGCTGAAGCTGGAGGCGCGCTCGCGGCTGTGGGAGGGCGACTGCCTCTCGGTGGACTACGGCGAGGCGGAGTACGACGTCATCCTCCTGCCGCAAATCATCCCCGCGCTGCCGCCCGAGGCACTGCCGGGCTTCTTCGCGAAGCTCGCGCGGGCGCTCAAGCCCGGCGGGCTGCTCCTCATCTCCGGTTATCTGCTGACGGACCGCCGCGACGGGCCGCTCGACGCGCTCTACTTCGCGCTGCGGCGCTACGTGTCCAATGAAGGGGACGTGCTGTCCCTGCCAGAGTTCCAGGCGCTGCTCACGCCCGTGGGACTGAAGTCCGCGCGAGCGTTCGACATGCCCATCCAGCAGGTGGTGGTGGCGCACCGCGGGGATGTCGCCTGGCCCGAAGTCGCCGCCGTGCCGGCCGCCTGA
- a CDS encoding pyridoxal phosphate-dependent aminotransferase, giving the protein MEPLRSFFMEDYLEGSRFTARYNLGESGGRPVTVGELLTGSGVSPDEASAVFLSTLLRDSPNWGRADLRDLVAAMHPGATRENVLITTGTSEALLLLFRQLRPRKVALAWPAFQLLYELPMQQGAQVVRLPVRWDERGRPSIDAGDWLERLERERPDVVILNTPHNPSGLVLDAGLLDTVAKWADANGATVVGDEHYRFLSSEDAVLGATVYRPGTRSFVTGSFIKCLGCPGLRIGWCVGDTAMLARMQNEKNYTTHTVNPVTEWISYEVLKDLHSPALKRAREDWLQNRRTLAAFLERSRGVYGTAPQGGLVTCIGVKGAMEPAAFTARLEALAAEGVFVLPLSAMEVGEPNGGHPLERGHGFRLGLGAAPDHFAAALAVIERATAP; this is encoded by the coding sequence ATGGAACCGCTGCGCTCATTCTTCATGGAGGACTACCTGGAGGGCTCGCGGTTCACCGCGCGCTACAACCTGGGCGAGTCCGGAGGCCGTCCCGTCACCGTGGGCGAGCTCTTGACGGGCTCGGGCGTGAGCCCCGACGAGGCCTCGGCCGTCTTCCTGTCCACGCTGCTGCGCGACAGCCCCAACTGGGGACGCGCGGACCTGAGGGATTTGGTCGCCGCGATGCACCCGGGCGCCACGCGGGAGAACGTGCTCATCACCACGGGCACCAGCGAGGCGCTGCTGCTGCTCTTCCGACAGCTGCGTCCGCGCAAGGTGGCGCTGGCGTGGCCCGCGTTCCAGCTCCTCTATGAGCTGCCCATGCAGCAGGGCGCGCAGGTGGTGCGACTGCCCGTGCGCTGGGACGAGCGGGGCCGGCCGTCCATCGACGCGGGGGACTGGTTGGAGCGGCTGGAGCGCGAGCGCCCCGACGTGGTCATCCTCAACACGCCCCACAACCCGAGCGGCCTCGTGCTGGACGCGGGCCTGTTGGACACGGTGGCGAAGTGGGCGGACGCGAACGGGGCCACGGTGGTGGGCGACGAGCACTACCGCTTCCTGTCCTCCGAGGACGCGGTGCTGGGGGCCACGGTGTACCGGCCGGGCACGCGCTCGTTCGTGACGGGCTCGTTCATCAAGTGCCTGGGCTGTCCGGGGCTGCGCATCGGCTGGTGCGTGGGCGACACGGCGATGCTGGCGCGGATGCAGAACGAGAAGAACTACACGACGCACACGGTGAACCCGGTGACGGAGTGGATTTCGTACGAGGTGCTCAAGGACCTGCACAGCCCCGCGCTGAAGCGCGCGCGCGAGGACTGGCTCCAGAACCGGCGCACCCTGGCCGCGTTCCTGGAGCGCTCGCGGGGCGTGTATGGCACCGCGCCCCAGGGGGGCCTCGTCACCTGCATCGGCGTGAAGGGGGCGATGGAGCCGGCGGCCTTCACCGCCCGGCTGGAGGCCCTGGCGGCGGAGGGCGTCTTCGTCCTGCCCCTGAGCGCCATGGAGGTGGGGGAGCCGAACGGCGGCCACCCTCTGGAGCGGGGCCACGGCTTCCGGCTGGGCCTGGGCGCCGCGCCTGATCATTTCGCGGCGGCACTCGCGGTGATTGAGCGCGCCACCGCGCCGTGA
- a CDS encoding fatty acid desaturase, with amino-acid sequence MRAAPQLDSHGTQTSPESGERGGSIAAKLRGRFARRVASLGYHSHSLPGGVGHLLFHIGLGAGAALGCASLMSTHPWAGWVLYPLVAFFIGTRFRALGNMLHEACHGMFVRGKRRNRALGHLLAIIDWTALEPYTREHFTHHLHLGDAQKDLDFAPRRRFGFADAERPFVKHHLLRPLTLMHLPAFLRPVLFHRADPWTVTLARWGFIAVLAALAQWGIGWKAFALFYVAPYVVPYQVIRYWSDAVDHAGVIGSADEFHRSRNHIFAWGWLNRVLFPRHDQYHLTHHLFPAVPTAFQGRVHQMLLEDADYSARDHSFSALLR; translated from the coding sequence ATGCGCGCAGCGCCGCAGCTCGACAGCCATGGCACCCAGACCTCACCCGAGTCGGGCGAGCGGGGCGGGTCCATCGCCGCGAAGCTCCGTGGACGGTTCGCCCGACGGGTGGCCTCGCTGGGCTATCACTCGCATTCCCTGCCGGGCGGCGTGGGACATCTCTTGTTTCACATCGGTCTCGGCGCGGGCGCGGCGCTCGGATGCGCGAGCCTGATGTCGACACATCCCTGGGCGGGCTGGGTGCTCTACCCGCTGGTGGCCTTCTTCATCGGCACCCGCTTCCGCGCGCTGGGCAACATGCTGCACGAGGCCTGTCACGGCATGTTCGTGCGCGGCAAGCGCCGCAACCGCGCGCTCGGCCATCTGCTGGCCATCATCGACTGGACGGCGCTGGAGCCGTACACGCGCGAGCACTTCACGCACCACCTGCACCTGGGGGATGCGCAGAAGGATTTGGACTTCGCGCCCCGGCGCCGCTTCGGCTTCGCGGACGCGGAGCGGCCGTTCGTGAAGCACCATCTGCTGCGGCCCCTGACGCTGATGCACCTGCCCGCCTTCCTTCGACCGGTGCTCTTCCACCGCGCGGACCCGTGGACGGTGACGCTCGCGCGGTGGGGCTTCATCGCCGTGCTGGCGGCGCTGGCGCAGTGGGGCATCGGCTGGAAGGCGTTCGCCCTGTTCTACGTGGCGCCGTACGTGGTGCCGTACCAGGTGATTCGCTACTGGTCGGACGCGGTGGACCACGCGGGGGTCATCGGCTCGGCGGATGAGTTCCACCGCTCGCGCAATCACATCTTCGCGTGGGGCTGGCTCAACCGGGTGCTCTTCCCCCGACATGACCAGTACCACCTGACGCACCACCTGTTCCCCGCCGTCCCCACCGCGTTCCAGGGCCGCGTGCACCAGATGCTGCTCGAGGACGCGGACTACTCGGCCAGGGACCACTCCTTCTCCGCGCTGCTGCGGTAG